The DNA sequence CGCTCGCGATGGGCGCCTCGACCTACGAGTGGATGCTGCGCCATGCCGAGCGGGTGGCTGCCGAGGCGGGGGCGCCGTGGCCCTACACGCAGCCGGCCTGGGTGTTCACGCACCGCGAGCTGCCGCGCATCGACGGCGCGCAGCTGCACTTCGTGCAGGGCGACGTGCGCGCGGTGCATGCGCAGATGCGCGCCCGCGCGGGCGGCCGGAACCTCTGGATCGTGGGCGGCGGCGACCTGGCCGGGCAGTTCCACGACGCGGGGCTGCTGGACGAACTGATCGTGCAGGTGGGCTCGGTCACGCTCGGGCGCGGCAAGCCGTTGTTCCCGCGCCGGCTGCCGAGCTCGACGCTGCGGCTGCAATCGGTGCGGCAGCTCGGCACCGGCATGGTGGAACTGCGCTATCACGTGCACCGGGAAGGACGATGACGACGCAGGCGATCCGCCGGGCGCTGGCGGTCGGCGTAGCCGTCGCCGGACGGCTGACCGCGCCGTCCCGGGATCCGGAGCACGACGCAGGGCTCGCCCGCCAGCCCACCCGGCTGCCCCTGCCGGGCACCCGGGCCGGCGGGGTGCTGGGCCTGCTGTCCGTCGTGGTGCGGCAACGCCGCGGCCGGGACGATCGGCGCGCCTTCTCATGGATTGAAAACGCACCCGGGATCCAGCGGGATTTTGGCCACCGTTGAGGTGTTTTTCACCGAAAAAGCGCTGGAAAACCCCTAGTGTCACGCCGCGCCATCCGTCCTACAGTCTCGTCACTCGCAGCGGGCGCACCTTACAAACGGTGACCGGGCCCGCGATGGGGCGGGGACTGAGGAGACACAGAAAACCAGAACAGACTGCGTGACCGAATAACGAATGTCACAATTCACGGGCGCTGGCCACAAGCCAGCGCCCTTTGCTTTTGCCCTCGCCTTTTCCGTCCCGCCTTTTCTCCCATGTTCGAGTTCGCGACCGTCACGCTGGCGTCCCTGTTTGCCGGGTTCATCGACGCCATCGTGGGCGGCGGCGGGCTGATCCTGGTGCCGGCCCTGTTCAGCGTGTTCCCGAACGCGGCACCGGCCACGCTGTTCGGCACCAACAAGGGCGCTTCCGTGTGGGGCACGGCCTGGGCCACCGGGCAGTACGCGCGGCGCGTGCAGATGGCGTGGTCGGCACTGCTGCCGGCGGCGGTCGCGGCGCTGGCCGGCAGCGCGCTGGGTGCCTGGGCCGTGACGCTGGTGCCGCCCACCGGCCTGCGCAAGGCGCTGCCCTTCATCCTGCTGGCGGTATTCCTCTACACGCTGATGCGGAAGGACCTGGGGCGCGAGCACCGGCGCCGCTACACCGGCGCCCCGGAAGCGGCGCTGGCCTCGCTGATCGGGCTGGTGATCGGCTTCTACGACGGCTTCTTCGGCCCGGGCACCGGCAGCTTCTTCGTGTTCCTGTTCGTGCGCCTGCTGGGCTACGACTTCCTGCACGCGTCGGCGAGCGCCAAGCTGCTGAACACGGCGACCAACCTCTCGGCGCTGGCGCTGTTCATCAGCAAGGGCCATATCTGGTGGCACTACGCGCTGGTGATGGCGGTGGCCAACGTCGCGGGCAGCCTGCTGGGCACGCGGCTCGCGCTCAAGCACGGCGCGGGCTTCGTGCGCGCGGTGTTCATGGTGGTGGTGGGCGCGCTGATCCTGAAGACCGGCTACGACGCCTACCGGCTGGGCTGAGCCCGGCTCACTCGCCGCGGAACACCGGCGGGCGGCCCTCGAGGAACGAGGTCACGCCCTCGCGGTGGTCGGCGCTCGTCGCGTAGCGGAAATGCGCCTGGCGCTCGGCCTCGCCGAACGGCAGGCCGGCCTGCAGGCGGCGCAGGGTCTGCTTGTTGATGCGCGCGGCCTGCGGGGCGAGCGCGGCGATGCGCTCCAGCGTGCGCTCGGCCTCCTGTGCCACCTCGGCGTCGGGCACCACGCGGTGCACCAGGCCGCGCTGCAGGGCGGTCGCGGCGTCCAGCAGCCGGCCCTCGAGCAGCATCTCGCGCGCGGTCGCCGCCCCGGCGGCACGCAGCACCGCGGCCAGCTCGTCCGGCGCCATCGGGAAGCCCAGCCGCGCGATCGGCGCGCCGAAGCGGCTGCCGGCGCCGGCGATGCGCAGGTCGCAGCAGGCGGCGATCTCCATGCCGCCGCCCACGCACGCCCCCTCGATCTGCGCCACCAGCGGCACGTCGCAGGCCAGCAGCGCGTGCAGCGCCGGCGCGATGGTGTGCTCGTGGTAGCGGCGCAGCGAGGCTTCCTCGAAGCGGAAGCCGGGGAACTCGGAGATGTCGGCCCCGGCCGCGAACTGCCCGCCCTCGCCCTTGAGCAGCACCGCGCGCAAGCGCGGCTCGCGCTCGGCCAGCCCGTCGAAGATCTCGCGCAGACGGTGCCACATGGCCACCGAGATCGCGTTGAGCTTGCCCGGATGCGACAGCGTCAGCACCGCCACGTCGGGCAGGCGCGGGTGGGCAGCGAAATGCAGGGTGCCGCTCATCGGTGCGAGGGCGCGCGCAGGCGCCGGTGATGGGAAAGCCCGTAGTCTAGCCAGCCAGGGGGGCGTCGCGGTCCCGGGAACCGGCGGTGCGCGCGCCGGGTTCGAGGCATGGCGGCTGCAGGCAAGCGCGGCGGCGCGCCTGAGGCACGCCGCTAGGACGGCAATGCCAGCCGCGAGTCCTGGCGCAGGCGCTCGGCCGCGAACGCGACGAAGGCGCGCACCTTGGCCGCGGCGCGCCGGCCCTCCGGGTAGACCAGGTGGATGGGGATGGGCCGCGGCTCGTACTCGGCCAGCACGATGCGCAGCGTGCCGGCCTGCACGTGCGGCGCGACCTGGTACGACAGCGCCCGCGTCAGCCCGAAGCCGGCGAGCGCAGCCTGGATGCCCACCTCGCTGCCGTTGACCTCCAGCCGCACGCGCGGCTGCACGGTCTGCGGCGGCGCCCGCTCGTCGGCGCGGAACACCCACGGCGCCGGCGCCCCGCCGGCCGGCGTGAAGCCGATCGCGTCGTGCTCGGCCAGGTCCGCCGGGGTGCGCGGCGTGCCGCGCGCGGCCAGGTAGGCGGGCGACGCCACCACCACGCGCCGCACCGCACCGACACGCACCGCGGTCAGCGAGGAATCCGGCAGCCGCGCGATGCGCACCGCCACGTCCAGCCCCTCGTCGATCAGGTTCACGACCCGGTCGACGAACACCGAGCGCACCCGCACCCGGGGATGCTGCGCCAGGAAGTCCAGCAGCAGCGGCGCCACGTACATCGGCCCGAACATCGCCGGCGCGGTGACGCCCAGCACCCCTTGCGGCTCGGCGTGCGCGCCGCCCACCGAGGCTTCGGCCTCCTCGACCTCGGCCAGGATGCGGCGGCAGTCGTCGAGGTAGCGCGCCCCGGCCTCGGTCACGCGCACCAGCCGGGTCGTGCGGTGCAGCAGCCGCACGCCCAGGTGCTGCTCCAGCGCCGCGATCGAGCGCGTGACGGCCGGCGGCGAGAGGTTGAGCTGGCGCGCCGCCGGCGCGAACCCGCCGGCATCGGCCACGGCCACGAACACCCGCATCGCTTCAAGACGGTCCATGGGAGCGGCATTCCGCGAAGCGGAATGGTGAAGTGTCGATGGCGGGGATTCTGCTTGCAGTCCGTGCTGAATAAGCTGACCCGCTCGAACACCCCTGCACCGAGAAAGGAGGCCGTCGATGCACACTGCCGCACGCCCCGAACAGCCGATCCGGCTGTACCGCTTCCGCTATTCCGGGCACTCGCACCGCGCCGAGCTGTTCCTGTCGCTGCTCGGCCTGCCCTACGAGCCGGTCGACGTGGACCTGGTGCGCGGCGCGCACCGCCAGCCGGACTTCCTCGAGCGCAACCCGTTCGGCCAGGTGCCGGTGATCGAGGACGGCGCGCTGACGCTGGCCGACAGCAATGCGATCCTGGTCTACCTCGCGCGCCGCTACGACGCGACCGGCCGCTGGCTGCCCGCCGACCCGGTGCTGGAGGCACAGGTGCAGCGCTGGTTCAGCGTCGCGGCCGGCCCGCTGGTCAACGGCCCGGGCAACGCGCGGGTGGCGCGCCTGTTCGGCCGGCCGCACGACCCGCGCACGCAGGAGACCGCGCAGCGCCTGTTCGGCGTGATGGAGCAGCACCTGGGCGAGCGCGAGGTGCTGGTCGGCACGCACCACACGCTGGCGGACCTGGCGGTGTACACCTACACCGCGCACGCACCGGAAGGCGACATCCCGCTCGACCCCTACCCCTGCATCCGCCGCTGGCTGCAGGGCATCGAGGCCCTGCCCGGCTTCGTCCCGATGCCGCGCCCGCCGGCGCGCGCCGGCCGCTGAGGAGGCCGCGATGAACCCGTCCGCCCTGCCCGGCCGGCCGCATGCCGAGGATCCCTTCCACGCCGGCGAGCGCGAACTGCAGGCCCGCGCCGGCGTGCGTGAACGCCTGGCCGAGATCGGCCGCCGGGTGATCCGCGATCACATGCCGGACCAGCACCGCGAGCTGTTCGGCAAGCTGCCCTTCCTCGTGGCCGGCAGCCTGGACGAAGCCGGCCGCCCCTGGGCCTCGCTGCTGGCGGGCACCCCCGGCTTCGTCACGACGCCGGACGCGCGCACCCTGCACGTGGGCGCGCTGCCGCAGCCGGACGACCCGCTGGCACGGCAGCTGGCCATCGGGCAGCCGCTCGGACTGCTGGGCATCGAGCTGCCGACGCGCCGGCGCAACCGCGTCAACGGGCGCGTCCGCGCGCTGGACGCCGGGGGCATCACGGTGGCCGTGGAGCAGAGCTTCGGCAACTGCGCGCAGTACATCCAGGCGCGTTCGCCGCTGCCGCGTGCCGCGCCGCCGCGCGAGGCGCCTGCCCGGGTGGAACGCGAAGGCGCGCGCCTGGGCGAGCGGGCGCGGGCGCTGGTCGCCGGCGCCGACACCCTGTTCATCGCCACCGCCGCCGCGGGCGGGGCGGACGTCTCGCACCGCGGCGGGCGGCCCGGCTTCGTGCGGGTCGACGAGCGCGGCGGACGCACCGTGCTCACCCTGCCGGACTTCCGCGGCAACCACTTCTTCAACACGCTGGGCAACATCGCGCTGCACCCGCGCGCGGGGCTGTCGTTCGTCGACTTCGAGCGCGGCGACCTGCTGTTGTTGACCGGGCGCGCGTAGATCGTCTGGGACGGCCCGGAAGTGCAGGCCTGCGCCGGCGCGCTGCGGCTGCTGCGCGTGGAGGTCGAGCAGGGCCTGTGGCTCGCCTCGGCCCTGCCCTGGGCCTGGTCGGCACCGGAACCGGCGCCCCAGCTGCAAGCCACCGGGACCTGGGAGGCGCCGCACCGTTCGTGACGCATTCCACGGTTTGCCGATACTTTTTGCTTTCCCTCACACCCAAACTTACCGGCCATCCGCGACCCGCCTGGCCGTGCAGGCCGCCGGCCAGGCGCCCCCGCGGCGAGGCGCGGCTGGCACGTGATCTGCCCCGGTGCGCAAGTTCGTGCCCACTCGCACCGCCTGCCGCCGGTTCCGGCATCGGCCTTGCTGAAGTGCTCCCGCCGCACCGCCAGGCAACCGCAGGGAGCACGACGATGGCTGAGGACGACCTCGAAGTTCTGCTGACGGCAGGCATGCTGCTGCTGATGCCGGTCATCGCGACCTACTACTGGCGCGACAACCGGGCCATCTCCTGGGGCGCGCTCGGGCTGTGCCTGCTGATCCCGGAAGCGGCCAGCGAGCGGCCCGACGCCTCCGTGCTGCACACCATCATGGTCACCACCGCGCTGGCCGTGGTGCTGCAGCTGATGATCGACGCGCTGAAGGAACGCCGGCAGGCGCCCGACGACGCCGGGCGGCGCACCGCCTCGCCCGAGGAAGGCGACGAGGCCACACCCGGGCCGGCGCCCGACGCCCGAGCCCCGGCGGTGCCGCCGGAGCTGGCGCCGCCTTACGCCCCGACGCTGCAGGTGCGCCACGGTCCGGCCGGGGAGCCGCCGGCGGCCCCCTGGTCCGCCCGGCCCGGCCACCGGAAGTGGCGTCCTTGAGCGCGCGTGCCCCCGGCGGCGCGCTGGCCCCCACCGCCCCGGCGCCCTGGCCGCCCTGCCCCGTGGCGGACCCCTACCCTCACCCCGGCCACGGCATCCACCACATCCTGCTGCTGGAGGACATCCCGCAGGTGCGGCAATGGCTCAAGGGACTGGTCGCGGAGCTGTTTCCGCAGGCCCTGGTCACCGAGTGCGCGCGGGTGCGCGAGGCGCTGGAGCACATCACGCTGACGCGCTTCGAGCTGGCATTGCTGGACCTGGGCCTGCCCGACGGCTCGGGGCTGGAGGTGGTGGCGGCGCTGCAGGTGGCCCAGCCGAACGCGCGCTCGGTGGTCGTGACCATCCATGCCGAGGACGACTGCCTGCTCCCGGCGCTGCAGGCCGGCGCCTTCGGCTACCTGCTGAAGGACCAGACGCACGACGAGATGGCAGCGCAGCTGCAGCGCATCACCAACGGCGAGCCGCCGCTGACGCCCTCGGTGGCGCGGCGCGTGATCGCGCATGTCGCGGCCTACCGGCAGGCGCGCCAGGCAGCCCCCGGGCCGGCGCTGCCCGAGGTGCGGCTGACCGAGCGCGAATCCGACGTGCTGCTGCGCGTGGCCAAGGGCTACACGCTGCCCGAGATCGCGCAGCAGCTGGGCCTGTCGCGCCACACCATCTCGGACTACCTGAAGAACGTCTATCGCAAGCTCAATGTCTCTTCGCGCGCCGAGGCGGCGCTGGAGGCGCAACGGCTGGGCCTGTTCCGGCCCGCGGCGCGCACGCCGTGAGGGCGGCACGCAAGGCTAGTGCTGCTGGCGCCGGGCGATGGCACGCATCACCAGGTGGCACAGGCTGGCGCTGTCGACCGGCTTGGACAGGTGATGGTCGAAGCCCACGCGCCGCGCCTCGGCCTTGTCGCATTCGCTGGTCAGCGCGGTGAGCGCGACCAGCATCGGCGTGTGCTCGGGCAGTTCGCGGCGCAGCCGCTCGGCAAGCTGGTAGCCGTCCATCACCGGCATCGAGATGTCCAGCACCGCCATGTCGGGCTGGAACGCGACCGCCTCGCTCGCCCCCTGCTGGCCGTCGTAGGCCACGCGGGTCTCGCAGGCCAGCAGCCCGAACAGCATCGCCAGGCTGTCGGCCGCGTCGCGGTTGTCGTCGACGATCAGCACGCGCAGCCGTTGGTCGACCTGGGTGCGTCGGGACTTGGCCCCCACTCCCGGGGTCGTCGCCCCCCCGCTGCCGCGCGGTGGCATCTCGTCCTGGGAAGGGTTGCTGGACTGCCGGTTCATGTGTGGGTCGTAAGTCTTGCCGGCCGGGCTGTCCTTCTTACGGAAGACGGCCCGTGCCTGCCGGAACGCGGGCGCTGGCACGCTGGAGAAGCAAGGAGCGGTCCCGCCCTGCGGCCTGCAGCACCCGGAGGCATCAGGGCAGTGGCAGGACTCGTGCCCGCGGGCTCAGCGGCGCGCCACGACCGGCGGGGCATCGGGTGTGAGCAGGCCGGCGTCCTGCCAGGGGCTGCGCTTGCCGAACCAGCGCTCGCGCCGGTCCAGCGCCGCCCAGTACAGCGGCGCGCGGCGCTCGGCGATGCCGGGCCAGGACAGCGGATCCAGCCCCGTCCAGGGCAGGAAGGGGTTGCGCCGCCCGTAGCCCCACAGCTCGATGCGCAGCGCCGGCTTCAGCGACGGGCCGCGCGCATGGAAACCAAAGGTGTCGGCGACCACCAGCGTGTTGGCCGGCACCGCGAACAGCTTGGGCTCGGGCAGGCCCAGCGAGGACAGCGCATCGGCGCGGATGCGGAACGAGCCGCGCGAGGTGAGCCGGTCGGCCGAGCGTGCCACCAGGCTCATCTCGCGCTCCCAGGCCAGGCGCTCGGGCGTGAGCCGGTGCGAGCCCGGCACGTAGCTGAACGGGCCGGCGTCGGCCTCCACGTCGGTCAGGAAGTACCAGGCCTTGACCGTCGGGTGGAAGGTGTCGGCGTGCAGGTGGGTCTGCGGGTCGGGCGGCGCCTGGACGACCTTGGACAGGATGGACTGCACGTAGGTCACCGGCTCCTGGTCGAAGCTGCCGACGTAGCGCGTCAGTCCCCGCCACAGCGGCGCGTCGACGATCTCGCGCACCTCGGGCACGGCGCGCAGGAATGCCGGGTCGAGCGCGATGCGGCGGGTGATCGTGTCGCCCTGCACCATCTCGCGCGCCGGGGCGCGGTGCGCCAGCACGCGCTCGCGCAGGCGCTCGAAGGCCGTGCGGGGCAGCACGTCGTGGCGGATCACGAAGCCGTCGCGCTCGAACGCGGCACGGTCCTCGGGGCTGACCAGCGCCGCCAGCCGCGCGCGCCGGCGCTCGGCCAGCGCGTGGGCCGCGCGCACGCGCTTCTCGTGCAGCCCCCACTCGTTGAGCCGGCGCGAGCCGATCAGCGGGTTGTCACAAAAGGACTTGGCGCCGGTGAACAGCGCCAGCGCGTGCAGCGGGGCCAGGGCGATGTGTTTCAGGGAAGCGGTCATGCCGGAACGGAACGGGTCAACACCCGCTACGGTAGCAGGTCGCGACCCGTCCGGGACCGGGGTGCCGTCAACCGGCGGCCCGGCGCCGTGCGATGGCACGCCGCGCGGGGCGTCAGCGCAGCCGCCCGATGTAGCGCTGCTCGAGGCGCTCGCGGGCCGTGCGCGGGTCGTCCGCGCGCGGTGCCGGCGCGGGCGGCGGTGGCGGCGGCGGGGGAGCCAGCGGCTTGAGCGCCAGCTCCAGGCGCCCCGCCCAGTCGGCCAGCTCGGCGTCGTCCTGCTCGCGGCACAGGCGCACGATCGCGCGGCCGTACTCGAGGTTGCAGGCCATCCACTCGGTGTCGGTCACGCGCCCGAGCTTGCGCCGCAGCAGCACATGGAGGTGGGCTGCAATCGCCAGCCGCTGGGATTCGTTCATCGCGGAAGTCCTTCACTGCGTCACACGGGACGGCCGACCCCGTTGCACCTCGCGTGCCAGCGCCCGGGCCCGGCCGCAGCCGCCGGCGCGGCCGCTGCGCGCACATCCGGCCCTGCCGTGGCGCGCCCCGGGCCTCCCCGGCTGCGCCTGGCGCACGCGTGCACCGGAGACGTGCCGCTATGCCGGCCATAGCGACGCCCGATTGGATGCAAATGAGAATTAGTCGCAAACTATCCAGCAACGACGTCCGGGACATCGACAGGAACCAGAGGATTTCATCATGGCCAAGACCGCAGCTTTCGGCGTCATGCACCTGGGCATCGCGTTCGCGGTCAGCTACGCGCTGACCGGCAGCGCGGCCATCAGCGGCCTCATCACCATCGTCGAGCCGCTGTGCAACACCGTGGCGCACTACTTCTTCGACAAGTACTGGGGCGACCCCCGCCTCGTGACCCTGTTGCGGCGCCAGCTGCCGCGTGCCCTGCGCCCCGTGGTGCGCCCGGTGCGCCGCACGGCGTCGGCCCCGGTCTGACGCCCGGCCGGCAGGTTTTGCCTTAGAGTCGGGCCATGCCGCATCGCCCGACGACCGAGGTCCTGCCCCCCCTCTCCGCCGACGTCGCGCTGTTTCTCGACTTCGACGGCACCCTGGCCGAGATCGCGCCCCGGCCGGATGCCGTGAGCGTCCCGCCCGGCCTGATCGACACCCTGCAGCGGCTGCGCCACGCGCTCGACGGCGCGCTGGCCGTGGTCTCCGGCCGGCCGCTCGCGCAGCTCGACGAACTGCTGCACCCGCTGCGCCTGCCGCTGGCCGGCGTGCACGGCGTGCAGCGCCGCAGCGCCGACGACCAGGTGCAGCAGCTGGCCGCCGCAGCCCTCGAGGATGTGCGGGCCGCCGTGCAGGCGCTCGCCGCGCGGCTGCCCGGGCTGCTGGTCGAGCACAAGCCCGGGGCGGTCGCGCTGCACTACCGCCAGGCACCCGAGTCCGGGCCGCAGGCCGAGGCGGCGCTGCGCGAGCTGCTCGCCGAGCGGCCGCAGCTGGCGCTGCTGCACGGCAAAATGGTGCTCGAGGTCAAACCCGCGCAGGCCAGCAAGGGCCAGGCGATCCGGGCCTTCCTGCGCGAGCCGCCCTTCCTCGGGCGCCGCCCGCTGTTCGTCGGCGACGACATGACCGACGAGGACGGCTTTGCCGCGGTGCAGGCTGCCGGCGGCCTGGGCGTCAAGATCGGCCCGGGACCGAGCGCGGCCGGCGCCCGCCTGCCTGACCCCGCGGCGCTGCGCGACTGGCTGGCGCGCTCGGCCGCCCGGCTGGCGCCGGCGTTCTCCGCCCCGCCGACGGCGGCTTCGTGATACCGTGCCTGCACGCGAGCGGGCCGGCCCGGCCCTCGCGGAGCGGCACGCCGTTGCCTGCTGGCACGGGCCTTGCGCGGCCGGTGCCCGTTTCAGGTCCATCCGACAAGAACGATGAGCATGGCCACACC is a window from the Caldimonas thermodepolymerans genome containing:
- a CDS encoding dihydrofolate reductase family protein; protein product: MKTQYYTATSLDGFLATEDDSLDWLFPLGDLNASSYPEFIAGVGALAMGASTYEWMLRHAERVAAEAGAPWPYTQPAWVFTHRELPRIDGAQLHFVQGDVRAVHAQMRARAGGRNLWIVGGGDLAGQFHDAGLLDELIVQVGSVTLGRGKPLFPRRLPSSTLRLQSVRQLGTGMVELRYHVHREGR
- a CDS encoding TSUP family transporter; its protein translation is MFEFATVTLASLFAGFIDAIVGGGGLILVPALFSVFPNAAPATLFGTNKGASVWGTAWATGQYARRVQMAWSALLPAAVAALAGSALGAWAVTLVPPTGLRKALPFILLAVFLYTLMRKDLGREHRRRYTGAPEAALASLIGLVIGFYDGFFGPGTGSFFVFLFVRLLGYDFLHASASAKLLNTATNLSALALFISKGHIWWHYALVMAVANVAGSLLGTRLALKHGAGFVRAVFMVVVGALILKTGYDAYRLG
- a CDS encoding enoyl-CoA hydratase/isomerase family protein yields the protein MSGTLHFAAHPRLPDVAVLTLSHPGKLNAISVAMWHRLREIFDGLAEREPRLRAVLLKGEGGQFAAGADISEFPGFRFEEASLRRYHEHTIAPALHALLACDVPLVAQIEGACVGGGMEIAACCDLRIAGAGSRFGAPIARLGFPMAPDELAAVLRAAGAATAREMLLEGRLLDAATALQRGLVHRVVPDAEVAQEAERTLERIAALAPQAARINKQTLRRLQAGLPFGEAERQAHFRYATSADHREGVTSFLEGRPPVFRGE
- a CDS encoding LysR family transcriptional regulator; the protein is MDRLEAMRVFVAVADAGGFAPAARQLNLSPPAVTRSIAALEQHLGVRLLHRTTRLVRVTEAGARYLDDCRRILAEVEEAEASVGGAHAEPQGVLGVTAPAMFGPMYVAPLLLDFLAQHPRVRVRSVFVDRVVNLIDEGLDVAVRIARLPDSSLTAVRVGAVRRVVVASPAYLAARGTPRTPADLAEHDAIGFTPAGGAPAPWVFRADERAPPQTVQPRVRLEVNGSEVGIQAALAGFGLTRALSYQVAPHVQAGTLRIVLAEYEPRPIPIHLVYPEGRRAAAKVRAFVAFAAERLRQDSRLALPS
- a CDS encoding glutathione S-transferase family protein, which translates into the protein MHTAARPEQPIRLYRFRYSGHSHRAELFLSLLGLPYEPVDVDLVRGAHRQPDFLERNPFGQVPVIEDGALTLADSNAILVYLARRYDATGRWLPADPVLEAQVQRWFSVAAGPLVNGPGNARVARLFGRPHDPRTQETAQRLFGVMEQHLGEREVLVGTHHTLADLAVYTYTAHAPEGDIPLDPYPCIRRWLQGIEALPGFVPMPRPPARAGR
- a CDS encoding response regulator codes for the protein MHHILLLEDIPQVRQWLKGLVAELFPQALVTECARVREALEHITLTRFELALLDLGLPDGSGLEVVAALQVAQPNARSVVVTIHAEDDCLLPALQAGAFGYLLKDQTHDEMAAQLQRITNGEPPLTPSVARRVIAHVAAYRQARQAAPGPALPEVRLTERESDVLLRVAKGYTLPEIAQQLGLSRHTISDYLKNVYRKLNVSSRAEAALEAQRLGLFRPAARTP
- a CDS encoding response regulator, with the protein product MNRQSSNPSQDEMPPRGSGGATTPGVGAKSRRTQVDQRLRVLIVDDNRDAADSLAMLFGLLACETRVAYDGQQGASEAVAFQPDMAVLDISMPVMDGYQLAERLRRELPEHTPMLVALTALTSECDKAEARRVGFDHHLSKPVDSASLCHLVMRAIARRQQH
- a CDS encoding phytanoyl-CoA dioxygenase family protein; this translates as MTASLKHIALAPLHALALFTGAKSFCDNPLIGSRRLNEWGLHEKRVRAAHALAERRRARLAALVSPEDRAAFERDGFVIRHDVLPRTAFERLRERVLAHRAPAREMVQGDTITRRIALDPAFLRAVPEVREIVDAPLWRGLTRYVGSFDQEPVTYVQSILSKVVQAPPDPQTHLHADTFHPTVKAWYFLTDVEADAGPFSYVPGSHRLTPERLAWEREMSLVARSADRLTSRGSFRIRADALSSLGLPEPKLFAVPANTLVVADTFGFHARGPSLKPALRIELWGYGRRNPFLPWTGLDPLSWPGIAERRAPLYWAALDRRERWFGKRSPWQDAGLLTPDAPPVVARR
- a CDS encoding DUF2061 domain-containing protein gives rise to the protein MAKTAAFGVMHLGIAFAVSYALTGSAAISGLITIVEPLCNTVAHYFFDKYWGDPRLVTLLRRQLPRALRPVVRPVRRTASAPV
- the otsB gene encoding trehalose-phosphatase, whose protein sequence is MPHRPTTEVLPPLSADVALFLDFDGTLAEIAPRPDAVSVPPGLIDTLQRLRHALDGALAVVSGRPLAQLDELLHPLRLPLAGVHGVQRRSADDQVQQLAAAALEDVRAAVQALAARLPGLLVEHKPGAVALHYRQAPESGPQAEAALRELLAERPQLALLHGKMVLEVKPAQASKGQAIRAFLREPPFLGRRPLFVGDDMTDEDGFAAVQAAGGLGVKIGPGPSAAGARLPDPAALRDWLARSAARLAPAFSAPPTAAS